The region TAACTACAGACCACATGAAGCTGCAGATGGTGGTAAAACTGGGATAATGTATGCAGGCTTAGCTCTGACAGATGGTGGAGATGATTAACTCACTTTTGTTTTCGAGCTAACTGACAGGAGGCTGATGGCAGCCATGTGattctttcacacatgcacaaacaattAATCGGTGATACTAATTATAATTAAACATCCAAAAAGCATACTTAAGGTGCACAATGATAAATCCACTATAcattccatattaataatattacatTCAATGTATTGTTGGCAGTAAGTAACGTTAATTACATACCCTATTCAAATGCGGAAGTAGTGTCCACACCTTGATATTTTAAGAATAATGAGCTTCAAGGTTATTCATACTTGTATATGTCAGGCGACTGTTTTCAAATCgttatttttgtattactcCAAATTTAGGACTGCGTGTACTGTTAAAAGCAGCCAAGGCATCATAAACTTTAAGAAGCCACAGTAAAATTCACTTAACAGATAAAGTTACCCTCACCTTTAGTTTAGCTCAGTAAGTGTCCCTATTTAATAAAGAGAAATTAAGCAAGAAACCAACCTGGTACTGGGGAGAGTTGTTCATGCTCCGGGAGTATCCCGCCGGAGGTTGAGGCATACCTGGCATCCTCATGCCCGCAGCATGCCCAACATTCATGGGGTTCACATTCAGATTCATGAATCCACCTCCTCTTGATGCCATCTTCTAGATCCACAAGTGGTTAAAAGTCACGGAAACTTTTATCAAATGTCGGTCCGAATACGAGTCTAGCAAGCTACTAAATGAACGTCGCTGGTACAAGTCCGGAAGCAGCGATTTAGTTGACTACAGTTACTTTAAATGAGGTCGGGTTGTGGTTTGACAGCAAGCACACTGTCATCACAAaaagctagctaatgttagctagctctTTTCGAGTTCCGGGATCTGCTTCTGCCTACAACTGCTTGTTTTCTGGACAAGCGGTGGCTGTTCTGTTGTTTGTCACCTCCTCCCCTTGTTCTCATGTATTTACATTGCTAATTAGCAGCTATTTCACTTTTAGGCTGATGAAAAACATGATAACGAGTGCCTAACGACAAACTGTAAAGTAGTATTGCAACTGCCTACACACAATGCCAAATGCTGCCTTCACAGATGTTGGAAATGTTGATGTTCCACATTCTAGCGCACATAGTGTGGTGCAAATTGAAATGTAAACCTGGGAATTTTAAGGGGGCCTGGGGTTGGGCGTTAGGGCAGCCGCATGCTTTGGCTGGttagtaataattataaattaataataacattGCTATTGATAACAATTAACTGATATTGATAACTGAGATTAtatatgacattattagattgttaatactgatgcattaatgtgtaagcagcctattgttgttgctgcttgaggtggagctagtttaaaccatagactgtagtttaaaccagtggtggaagatcttttacttcagtaaatgtaGCAATAccagtgtagaaatactttgttacaagtACAGGTTTTGCAGTTAAAATTGTACAAGTACCAAGTACCAAAAGGAAAAGTACTCATTATacagaatggcccattttagAATAATGAAAATTAGATTATTTGATTATAATTACACTGATGCACCAGTGTGTAAGGCTCACAAtgttgttgcagctggtaaaagtGGAGTTAATTTTAActtctttatataggctactgatTAAGATAATGTAGCTTAAACTATAATAATGCATCATTACTTTATTGATCATATTTTGTTTCAATGATTTgcaaagtaactacagctgctggataaatgtaatggagtaaaaagtcaatTATTAGTGCAGTAGTAGTgcagtaaaagtataaagtattataaaattaaaatactcaagtaaagcacAATCCTGATCAGAAATCCTTACATTTCATCACTGGTTTTAACTGCTTTATATACAGATTGGTAGAGGGATGGTCAGGTTGTCTGTGCTAAGCTTTCTTGTGAAATATTGAGCAATTTAACATCTTTTACCAATGATTACATCACACATAGCTGTTCAAGGATGGGTTGtttaaaacatatctcaaatTATTTAGATGATAGTGTCTATATCATATGATATATCTTATATGAATTATTTGTTGTATGACTTGGGGCCCACCAATAGACTGCATTAAGGATCCccaacacacaaatgcataaaaTCTCAGATGTCGGAGTTTAAGAGGAGCACATGAAGGCAGCATAACTGGCTTCCCTGGCAGTTTTCTGTTCTGGGGAACTCAATGCAGAACATTTTTGATTTAATCTCAAACTGTGTGAACTTCAGTGTTTACTATGTCTCAATTTCCACAGAATAAGATCTACCAGAGCActtcaatgaaaaataaactttcACAAAGGAACATTTAATGTATCATATGGTAAGTgtattaaaataatcaaaactggaaCATTTCTAGACCTCTTCATTTGATCAACAGCATCACCTGTGGGTCATTTGGTCTTTAACTGTAAGTACTTGAGCAGGGTTAATATCAAAACCCTTTTCAGTTTCAAGTTAACACGAGATGTAATGACAGGTAACAAATCATTTATTATACTAGACAGATGAAACAAACTGAGCCATGATAGCAGCAATTCAACTATTGGAATATTTACACTATCACATCACACCAAAGATATATGTAACCCTTTACAATGTAAACACATGatacaaagacatttttttgaatGCTGGAAAACAAGCCGACCTATCcaccaaaaatgaaacaaaacaaacctgcTGTCTGCAGCAAATACCTGTGTGTACAATTAGGGGTTCATTTACTGAACATTTCCACAGGTGAATGACAAAACTGAGAGTTGCTTCTCTCTCAAACACTGTATTGTGATCCAACCGAAGAACTACGAGCCCCACagtgaatgtgaaaataaaagacaaaccaTTAGTAATGATTGTCTTTGACATTATTTTTCAAAGAATGAGATTTTAAAAGATGAGGAAAAAGGACACCTAATGACTAATCAtttctgtattaaaaaaaacaacaacatactgtatgtgcacacaGCTGCCTCTGTATGGCCGCTGAATGAATGACACCACAATCTACCTTTGTGCAGTGTAATTGTATACGGTGATATTCATTATTTCGGACTCCAGCAAAAATTGCTGAGacaaaataactaaaacaaaataaaaaatgagtgTTGGTACAATGATTTTGTGAAAAGAATCTGTCAAGTATACAGTGAGAGGTCTGGACTGCTTCTGCAGAGCAGCAAACGCCTTGAATGTCACCAATAGCATCGACATCCATTGATTTTGCAACATAAAGAACCAATGGTGAAGTGTTACTGGTCCTCCTGTGTGTGCAcgttctgtgtatgtgtacacacGATGGTGAGAGAATGTGTTTGTGGCTGAGTGTGTTATTGAGGGAATGCCTCATCTTTCATCAGCATGCGCGGGCTCTCCTGGTTGTCCATGCGACGTCTCTGACCCATCATGCCTATGGGAATAAACATAAGGCCGGATGTCATTCAGTCACTTGTACCAGATAATTACAGTGATGATCAATGTAAATGCCTTACATTGATCATCATTGTAATTATCTGGTATGGGATGCATAGCCAAGAGTCAGATATTCAAAACAATATTGACAGAATGAACCAAGCCCTAATCTAGCCATGAATTTAATGGAGACAAAGTGGGTTCACTTCTTTAAtccaaaatcaaataattaaacCATATTaagcaatatttgttaaaacattaatacaaaccccaattccaatgaagttgggacgttgtgtaaaacgtaaataaaaacagaatacaaggGACGTCCCTGCTTACttcagcaagacaatgccaAGACACATTCTGCACGTGTTACAACAGCGTGGCTTCATAGTAAGAGTGTAGGTtctagactggcctgcctgcagtccagacctgtctcccattAAAAATGTGTACCGCATTATGATGCGCAGAATTTGACAACGGAAACCCGGACTGTTGAGCAATCgtacatcaagcaagaatgggaaagaattccacctacaaagcttcaacaattaagtgtcctcagttcctaaatgctttttgagtgttaataggaaaggtgatgtaacacagtggtaaacatgcccctgtcccagcttttttggaacgtgttgcaggcattaaattcaaaatgagttaatatttgcaaaaaaactaaaaagtttatcagtttgaacattaaatatcttgtctttgtagtgttttcaattgaatataggttgaaaaggactGGCAAATCATtgtcttctgtttttatttacattttatacaacgtcccaacttcattggaattggggtttgtatgtTAAAAATAACTAGCCAACAAATTGATCAGTTTCTTTTAAACTGCGCACGAAGTACAAACTGCACACATCAACAAGAAGTTCAAGGATTCATTTCCACTTACTGCTTTTATTATGCTTGAATGATTTGGATCTTCTGGGTGAGTTTGGATTCTTAGGTGGAAAAAGAAAATTCAGAAAAATCAGGAATAATTAGTTAACATCCTACATgtgtttatataataaaagtaatGATTGTGGATAATAAAACAGTGTCATGCTCCTTAAGACTGTTATATTAATCTTTGGGGGAAATGAAAGTACCTTATCAGATTTCCTTTTCTTGGCTGTAAAAGAAAGACATTACATttcaagattaaaaaaacaacaagatttGAGTAATTTCATACATGTCAAACTTCATTTGAAATTAACAATTAACATTCAGTATcactaaaaaaaaagctaaaaagtaGCACTAGCACATCACCTTTCTTTTCTGCCCCATAAGACCAGTCATTGTCATTGACATCGTCATTATCCTCTTGGTCGCTCTCTGActtgttgttggtgttgttaTTGGTGACTATTCTGTAAAAAAGGGAGGAATAAGATATGACACCAACAGTGACTCACTGTTAATAATAATCTGCTTATAAAACAAATCCATTCTGACCTAAAACTAtttcataatgttttgtatCATTCTATTttgtaatatatacatatatacagagcATAACTTCTCCAGTATGTGTAGCTACACAACATAAATACAGCACAtgtggcagtggtggcctaaaggttaaagaagtaagcatgtgaccgggaggtcgctggttcaatccccagaccgaaaggttaaaatctgggtggggaaagtgaaagagcagcgcttgcccctccctcattaccaccactgaggtgctcttgagcaagtcCCTTAACCCCAtacgctccagtggagctgctcagtggccagcggATCAGACTGCGGTTGTAccgtgtaactgtgtgaatgtgacaggtcgtcgctgcaaatgagaatttgttctcgaTCTACtaacctggataaataaaggttaaataaaaaaatgtgcattataaaattttacttttaatgctCATAGAAGGAAGGAGGCTGATTTTTACTGAGCTTACATAGGGAGAGGTGTAAATCAGTAGTATACTATACTACACATATCACTGGGGTTAGCTGTTTTACTCTCATACCTGCGGTTAGCTATACGGCTGCTGTTGCGTCCCATCCCCAGGCATTTCTCCAGATGCGGGGCAAAGCGTGAGGCAGCAATGCTTCGGCTGCAGTTGGGACATACACACTCTTTGTTTTTCCACTGGTTGTACACCTGGCCGAACACATCCAATCCCGGCTGGTCCACGATTTCTGGAAATTTAAAGCAAGCAATAAACATCTCTGCTTTATAATATAGTTACATGAAagtcaaaatacacaaaatgacTATTGGTTTACAGAGAGATGTTTTTGCCTTGATGTATCATTGCTTTCTTtggactttttattattatctggTTTCATTGATACGCAAGAAAACACACTCACTTGTTCACTACTCTTAGTTATGCGACTAGGAAGACTTTGTGCTCACCAAAGTCCCTCATGCTTTCTTGGTCTGTGTCATCAAGGAAAAAATAGCCCTGCTTGACGGCCCGGTGGACCTCGAAGCAAAGACCCAGGCATGCGTCCTCCACCAGGTCAGACAGGATGTCCTGAGCTAGGCCCTGGCAGGGAAGGGCCGGGGAAACAGAGACACAAGTCAGgccactgtctgtgtgtatcctACAGTGTCTGCAGATGTACAGTATGATGTGCATTTCCAAGGCTGCTCGAACTACTATTATACTGTGGCCTTGGTCTAATGTACCTCCAGCTTGCTGTTGTCCAGGCTGGACATTGAAACCTCCTCCATTTTCATTTGCCAGAACTACCAGATGAACCGACGCTGCTGTGGTCATGCTGTAGGGCAGCAAGCATTGGCCAGAACAGGGCTGCAGCAGGAGGGAAATACACTGTTAGCAGCACAGTGGCATTACATCCTGTTTAACCAATTCATGTAAATCAGTGCATGGTCAACATTTGACGCCTTGAATGTGATACAGCTACTTACAACTGCACGTTGAACACTGCCAGGGACTTACTTCCCACGTTTATAACCTACGAATAACACAAAGCAGAATAAGTTAGCGTTGGTGTTGCAGCACTGTCTGCAAAATCCCAAtaaacagacacagttagctTAATTTTCAAACACACCACCCTGCTGCTCCGAGCATTACTGTCTAATGAAGGGTAGCTTAGCAAAAACCTTGCTGAGGAAAACAAAGAGTGAGGCTATGAATAGGCTGGAGAAACTGAACATGCCAAGAGGTTAACGCTACAAGAGGCGGTATCCTCCAGTCGACAGCAGCTACGAGCTAAACATGCCAAAATGTATCAGACTAGGCTGaggaaacagaaacaatgtaacaCATTTGTAAGTGACTGAACGGTTTTGCTGTGGAAGAATTACATTTGATCACAGCGAGGCTTGTCCCCGAACCCAACACCGCTGCTGCACTGCGGCTGTTCGCCTCTCAACACCCCGTAAAAACCCCGAATGATTCAAAACGACACTTGTATCCCAATATAAAGTCTACATACGAGGAATACAGCAATCACAGCCACGCAAATTAGCTAATTGTGTTTATTTACCTATTTCGGCAGGCATCCATCTTTACATCACAGAGATCAGACAGTAGCAATCGATCGCTACACGAGTTTCCACCAAACGCTTCCTTTGCAGCACTGCCGCTGTCGTGCCAAGGTACTTATCCCCGCCAGGATTTGTATCCCCTGGCCGCGGGAGCGCGCGTGCACTCAGAGCGGAGTTTAACTGCTGCACTTCAAATTCACCTCTTAAATGGAACAAATAGCGGCGTGGAAGACTCGACAGGGTTTTCCATGGCAACAAGGGTctcatttatctacataaatacgtttatttgtctgttacatTAAGGCGACGTGTGAATTGTTGAATGCGTCGTTTATTATTGTGGATTAAtcgacagtgttttccaaagttccatattgacaggacagacactttgcatgttaggggaggggatacacattatatcaggtaaAAAACgtcctgatataatgtgtatcccctctgtaactattgctagaaaacagcagacatctccatattatctcagaTTGTTCACTGTGACCtggtaaagacagaaaataacacacatgaggACAGGAcaccctttgcatgttaggggaggggatacacaaaatatcaggtgaaaaaacggcctgatattttttgtatcccctctgtaacttatATGGCAGACAGGTGAACAAAGTGGTTAATTGAAAAGCCATATTAAACgaggaaaaaaatattgttcataaacCTGCATGACTCATAGATAGGCCTATCAGTCGGCCTATGTAGCTATGGTGCATGTCAATatggaactttggaaaacactgtcgaTGAATCCACAGTACTAAACGACGCATTAAATAATTCACACGTCGCCTTAATGTAACAGAAAAATAGACgtatttatgtagataaatgagATCCTTGTTTGTTACTACGGAAAACCCTGTCGAGTCTTCCACAGCGCTATTTGTTCCATTTAAGAGGTTAATTCGAAGTGCAGCAGTTAAACTCCGCTCTGAGTGCACGCGCGCTCCCGCGGCCAGGGGATACAAATCCTGGCGGGGATAAGTACCTTTCTCAGCCAACTTCAATGGGAGTGTATTTATCCAGGCACTGCGCGTTACCCCGTTAGCCTTTTGTTCAGCTTTGTAGTAGTCATTACAAACCATCATATTTGGTAACACTGGTTTGTGCTTTATTTGAACTTTGCTGCATCAGGCAAAATGAATCACATCTTTAACATGTAACATGTTTATTGGAAATATCTCTTCTTTCTGGGACATCCAAACAACAGCATGTGCAAGGGTctatatcaataaaaaaaacaatgcttgacaaagtaagttattttgtttttccacacaattaaaacaaaaacatcattttgaccccatCACATATAAAATCAGACAAATCTGAGCACTGACAGTTACATCTCCTGGTCAGGCTTTCTCTCTAAAATAGTTGTATACATGTTGTCATTGTTTAAAAGTAGAACAAAACAGCAGAGTAATGATGAAATAAAGTGTCTTAATTTATAGACCAGCTCAGATGCATTATGTTGCGGTAAAGGCCAGATTACTCCGCTTGTGGGCCCCTATAATCCTTCCATTTTTCACCAATCAACCAACCAAAGTAAAATGAAAGAACGATGGTCTTAAAACATTATCTTTGCAGGGGGATCCTATTTTCACAAGTCTTTAAAATTTGATAATAACCTTTAAGGACCCAGACATGTAATTCTCAATTAGCTTCTTACTATGGGAGCCTACATGAACAAACAATTTTCTGCCAAAGTTACAGTTTTAGTTCTTTtgaagcagatttttttttttttttttaaatcacttgaTTGTTAAACccttatataatataaaagggtgtttgttttttctaaatTTAATACTTCAAGGCCCTAATCTTATCAGTTGATATTGTGCTTTAGTCGTACATATTCCCAAACAGTCTTACAATTGTTGACATTACAACCAACTAATCGCCACATAGTATGTAAACCCGGGATTTTTGTGTGGCCCGTGGGGGTCTGGGGTCCTTGGCACTTTGTAATCCAACCTTGGTTGTGGCACAATAAATAGAAGTACTGGGGATGGCAACCTTTCAGCCAAAATGGCCACAATACAATGTGACATTAAAGACAGCCACTGGAGAGACTGCCCATCATCTCAAATGTGCTGCTTTGTACAGACCAAGTTGAAGATTCCAGCTCTGAGCTTGACATGAGTGTGTGCTGCTTCTGCTGTCCATCTCCTCTCCATTTAAAACACCTTAAACATGATGACATCGTTGTCATCTTCCTCCTCGACCTGTAGATCAACAATTCATATTTATAACATCTGGAgatacaaacataaatacaaaagtACACAATATACATTTAAGTGTTCGAACCGGATAACAGTCCGAATTgtcctcttcttcttcgtcACTGCTGCTGTCCTCAATATCTTCGTCTTCTGAATCCTGTGTGGCATATGATAAATTAGGGCTGAAAATAAAGCTTTTTAAACCTGAGTGCAGCATATAgaattttttattataaataaatgtatgtgaTGAATACATTCAGTTACATTTACTTCAAACTTCACTACAACACAGCCTGTACTATCGGAGAGCTTTGCATTGGTGTGATTAAGAAGAgtttattattttgtgtgtgttctatTAACTACTGTTCAACTTACTGATGGTCTGTACGCAGCTCCACATGGTTCTTCTCTGTCATCTTTCATTTGGTTGACAATAAGGAATTGCAATTTCTGCAAAGATAAGCTTATTATCGAtcttaaaaaaaggtttatgaAACACGTATAAAGAAAGACACAATTGGGTActtgaatttgtgtgtgtgtgtgcttacatTGGGGTTACGTATTCGGTAAGCTTCCTGCTCTGCTGCTGGCAATGTCTGtagaaagtaaaaagttacacattttaaaGGACATTCCAATTGTTTAAAAAACTGCCttgaataataaaaacaaacattagaaAGACAGGATTCTTATACCTTAAACCACTTCTGCAGCTCCATCGAGTATTTATTAACTTTTGTACATACTTCCTCTTTGTAGCGTTCCTTCTCCCTGTCGGAGAGGGCATGCCACATTTGGTTGACCTTGGTGAAACGCTCATTTGAGTTTGGGAATTTCTCCTTCAGAAGTTCCATCTGATTTTTGCAGAAAATGACATTACCAGATCTgtgagtaaagtaaaaaaaaaaaaaaaaaaatcagtcacAAGTTTGTCTGCAGATAAACAACTGAGGGTTTGAGTTGTTGCAAGTTTTAATTAATTCTGGGAATCTCAAAAGGAACAAATGTTGTTTGATGGTCATGCTCACCGAGATGGCATCTTGGGCTCGCCAGGAAGTTTCCGTGCAACTTTTCTTACAATGCTCTGCATAATAAtgacaaaatgtattcatagaAGAGGACATCAATccaatgtagttttttttttttttttttttaaaaaggaagagGGATCAAAAACAACCCCCACTGATTATAAGCTGACACGGACAATTAACAATACCTGGAAAAGCAAACAAATAGGTTTAATCAAATCAAAGAAAAGTTCCCTGAATTTTACCAAATTAGTCAACCAAGTGTTAAAAACAGCCTTTCTTACCTTTTGTTAACAGAAGTGACAACATGTCTACAAGCACAGAACATTAGTTCTTAGGACTAACTACCAGATCTGTGCAGGAACCATGAATTACTTCTCACCTTATGCTCATGAGGTCTTTTGATGCCATTCTCATTTAGGATgcgctgctgctcctcctcatCAAAAGTCTGAGGAACATAAACACCATCGTCACACAAAGTCTGACAGCATAAGCTCAACGCTGCAACTGTAGTCTTGTAAAGTACTTACCATTAGATATTTATTCAGCATGACCGAGTACTGTCTCTTCAActgaaagaaatgaacattcagATTTAACTGATTTTTACTGTAACCCAACATACTAATCTTTAGTAGCACTGTCTTTATGaaacagtttgtgtgtgcataccTCTCTGCAGCGAGTGCTGTACTcgtccctctgtctctcagtcAAATCTCGCCAACGTTGGGCCCAGACACTCACGTAGGTATTTCCAGAGAAACCCGTCATGGACGCACGTTGCTCTTTGCAGAATAGATTATAACCATTGCTAAAGACACAAGACACATACACCAAATGTGCTCAGCTGCTAGTGAATTACCTGCTTACATCCCATGCCCTGCCCCCTAGTGGATGAGGATGTGTATGGAGGTCACCTTTTGGTGagaagcagtggcagcaaaaactgtcctgtcctgttagtagtgtcctgagcAGTGTCCCAGGAAAATCAGACACTGTTCTGTGACACACGGACAGTGTATAGGACAGTttctgggtgtcacaggacagtgtctgactgtcccaggacagtcatggagtcacaggacagtgtacaggacagtgtctgacagACTAATAAACACGTTTTATATGGCTTCTCATGGTTTACACCAAATCAAAAAACACACTGTACTGTTTCTGCCAACACTTAAAAGCTGTGAAAACAACAATTAATATCAACCACAGCATCTCCATTACCTGCTAATGTTTAATTAGCAGACGAGTGTGACTGCTTTAAGAACGCACTTTGCTTTTGGCACTTTCTGTACTGGTGGCTCCAATTACATCCTCATCCACTATTAATTAACACTAATTATTTTCATCCACTTAGTTGaagcttcacaataaaagtacaGTGAATtcgtaataaaataaataaaataaaaatcacctCACAGTTAAAGAGATGCACGCTGCAGATTTATGAACACAACAAAGCAAAATAAGGGACTTCTGAGTTCAATTTCAatcaccctgtgtgtgtgtgtgtgtgtgtgtgtgtgtgcgtgcgtgcgtgtgtgggtgtgtgtgttttgcttaCAAAGGAGGCTTGGGAGGCAGGTCCTTTGCAACTTTAGTACCCTCTTCACCCTGCTTTAGCGAGAGAGATCACACATTTATTTGAAGATAATTCATTAAGAATTCGAACCAGCAGTGTTAGGTAAGGTAATTGCAAATAAATACGCGCCCTTCCAAATAACTACTGTATGAACTGTATTAAATCAtatgaatattatattaatatgtatttgggAAGACAAAAAGAATAAATCCAGTTAACCATGCAAATAGTACACTATGGTTTGTGATGAGGTCTGGCTGATGTGACCATCACTTACTTTGGGAGTGTCTGCAGAGAGTCTCTTCCTCTTCTGGCAGGCTTTGGGCTCCTGGCAGGGAGGTAATTTGTATTGTTTCCTGAAAGACACAGAGTTAGCTGACACTGATTTCACACAAGCAGCCTGGGCCAAGTCCCATATTCATACGGTAtgttatgtgtgtttatttacaaCCTGAACTGCTGCATCTTTTTCCTGTATCCCTCCATTGCAAGCTCAAATTTCTCCACATATTGAGCCTAGAAAATGTCAGTAATTCATAATTTAAAATGGGAGGCCTTAGGCAACACCAAACGAGAAGAAGCTCTGTTTGAGCAGCGGCCTTTCACCGACTGTACCTTCTCTTCATCTGAGAGTGCCGTGTACTTCTTGATTAGGCGCCTGAACACCTTTCGGCAGCTCATATTTGGGTGCTTCTCGTGAAACTTGGCCCAGTTCTCCTCATAAAAAATGGCATTTGGAGGGCTGGGTTTCTTCGGGAACTCTGGATGGAGCTGCAGGAAAAATTACTCGAACAAATTACCTGATGAAGCATGTGGTATTATTGGACAGATCGTGTTTGCAACCTATCAGTCTTTATCTGCAGTGCGAGTGAGCTCTCCACAGAGTGGATGTTTGAAGACTGATAAGTCATTATTGTTTTGCAGGGGATTTGCATTAGTATAAACAGTGACCTACatgatatttaaaatataacCTTGCACAGAGAAATGTTGTATTCACATATCAACAACGTTTACAACATATCTAAAGCTTGATTGTGCTGTGCTTACCTTCATATTCTTGACCGGATTGGAAATTACATCTTCAGCTTCAACGATGAGCTCTGTGAGGGTCCGAGTCTTTCGCATCTGAGCAAGCACAACAAGGATATTACACTGAACTAACAACATTTATTAACTAACAACTTCATCTTTAATGAATAGTTTGATATACTAAATTGTAGTTTGTTGCATTTCATCATCATGGAAGGAAATCTTTCAAATTATCTGtcttgttaatttgaaaaaccTGCCAATTCTtcttattaaaagtaaaaccaGTGTGTAGTGTTTGTAGCGTGGTagtaaaaaggacaaaaacgaACCTCATTATGACATTATACATTACACAGTTATCCCAATATATAAttactctacttaagtacacTACACTACAAATACCAACATGCAATAACTTCACTGTAATGTGATTTGTGACAACTGAATACTTCAGTACATCC is a window of Sander vitreus isolate 19-12246 chromosome 21, sanVit1, whole genome shotgun sequence DNA encoding:
- the atxn7l3b gene encoding ataxin-7-like protein 3, with the translated sequence MKMEEVSMSSLDNSKLEGLAQDILSDLVEDACLGLCFEVHRAVKQGYFFLDDTDQESMRDFEIVDQPGLDVFGQVYNQWKNKECVCPNCSRSIAASRFAPHLEKCLGMGRNSSRIANRRIVTNNNTNNKSESDQEDNDDVNDNDWSYGAEKKAKKRKSDKNPNSPRRSKSFKHNKSSMMGQRRRMDNQESPRMLMKDEAFPQ
- the LOC144536480 gene encoding nucleolar transcription factor 1-B-like isoform X2, producing MSGTETVTEESGWTKANLQKLLAAMKTSIPEHDIMSAYTKGLKSVDWNVVAFPPFSPEACQEKWREILQKMRKTRTLTELIVEAEDVISNPVKNMKLHPEFPKKPSPPNAIFYEENWAKFHEKHPNMSCRKVFRRLIKKYTALSDEEKAQYVEKFELAMEGYRKKMQQFRKQYKLPPCQEPKACQKRKRLSADTPKGEEGTKVAKDLPPKPPFNGYNLFCKEQRASMTGFSGNTYVSVWAQRWRDLTERQRDEYSTRCRELKRQYSVMLNKYLMTFDEEEQQRILNENGIKRPHEHKSIVRKVARKLPGEPKMPSRSGNVIFCKNQMELLKEKFPNSNERFTKVNQMWHALSDREKERYKEEVCTKVNKYSMELQKWFKTLPAAEQEAYRIRNPNKLQFLIVNQMKDDREEPCGAAYRPSDSEDEDIEDSSSDEEEEDNSDCYPVEEEDDNDVIMFKVF
- the LOC144536480 gene encoding nucleolar transcription factor 1-B-like isoform X1, translated to MSGTETVTEESGWTKANLQKLLAAMKTSIPEHDIMSAYTKGLKSVDWNVVAFPPFSPEACQEKWREILQKMRKTRTLTELIVEAEDVISNPVKNMKLHPEFPKKPSPPNAIFYEENWAKFHEKHPNMSCRKVFRRLIKKYTALSDEEKAQYVEKFELAMEGYRKKMQQFRKQYKLPPCQEPKACQKRKRLSADTPKQGEEGTKVAKDLPPKPPFNGYNLFCKEQRASMTGFSGNTYVSVWAQRWRDLTERQRDEYSTRCRELKRQYSVMLNKYLMTFDEEEQQRILNENGIKRPHEHKSIVRKVARKLPGEPKMPSRSGNVIFCKNQMELLKEKFPNSNERFTKVNQMWHALSDREKERYKEEVCTKVNKYSMELQKWFKTLPAAEQEAYRIRNPNKLQFLIVNQMKDDREEPCGAAYRPSDSEDEDIEDSSSDEEEEDNSDCYPVEEEDDNDVIMFKVF